The following coding sequences lie in one Streptomyces xiamenensis genomic window:
- a CDS encoding Fur family transcriptional regulator, giving the protein MDTPGPPVRGRSTRQRAAVAAALAEVDEFRSAQELHDMLKHRGDSVGLTTVYRTLQSLADAGEVDVLRTSDGEAVYRRCSTDDHHHHLVCRLCGKAVEVEGPAVEKWAEAVARDHGFTDVGHTVEIFGTCDECTAAARGNGKHT; this is encoded by the coding sequence GTGGACACGCCAGGACCGCCGGTCCGTGGCCGGTCGACCCGCCAGCGCGCGGCGGTGGCGGCGGCACTGGCCGAGGTGGACGAGTTCCGCAGCGCGCAGGAACTGCACGACATGCTCAAACACCGCGGCGACTCGGTCGGCCTGACCACCGTCTACCGGACCCTCCAGTCGCTGGCGGACGCCGGTGAGGTCGATGTCCTGCGCACCAGCGACGGTGAGGCCGTCTACCGCCGGTGCAGCACCGACGACCACCATCACCACCTGGTGTGCCGGCTGTGCGGCAAGGCCGTCGAGGTGGAGGGCCCGGCCGTGGAGAAATGGGCCGAGGCGGTCGCCCGCGACCACGGCTTCACGGACGTCGGCCACACGGTGGAGATCTTCGGCACCTGCGACGAGTGCACGGCGGCGGCAAGAGGAAACGGGAAACACACCTGA
- a CDS encoding helix-turn-helix domain-containing protein yields MTESHEHTTQEVHPCFGAELRRLRSLAGLSLGQLAQKIHYSKGHLSKIERGAKQPPPQLARLCDAALGANGRLASLSSSSADPPRRKVVTVGAASVLLSSLPGNQTAPAASKEEGVSLAFFRSLFDQFRRIGQVAGPHAVLPALTAQTHTLTGIASKAGDPVRTQLLLLASRYAEFAGWMAQEGGDDVSAMKWTDEAASLASSGGDHDLTHYAVLRRALVTMYAGDADGTITLARAAQDKNTSYRIRGLAAVQEAQGHALAGQEVLCRRALDRSRDLLDRATKGDAAPVLGTSHVSDPTAMAEGWCLYDLGRPAEAAARLGRELNRLPADAMRARARYGMRQALAHATAGDIDEACAVADSLLRSVDVVSSATIRTDLYRLNSELNRFRTHSVVRELSPRMAASLRPAV; encoded by the coding sequence GTGACTGAGAGCCACGAGCACACTACTCAAGAAGTCCATCCGTGCTTCGGCGCGGAACTACGAAGGTTACGGAGCCTGGCCGGGCTGAGCCTCGGCCAGCTCGCTCAGAAGATCCACTACAGCAAGGGTCACCTGAGCAAGATCGAACGCGGCGCCAAGCAGCCTCCTCCCCAGTTGGCCCGCCTGTGCGACGCTGCTCTGGGCGCAAACGGCAGGCTGGCGTCTCTCTCCTCCTCATCCGCCGACCCGCCTCGCCGGAAGGTCGTGACGGTGGGCGCTGCCTCGGTGCTTTTGAGTTCCCTTCCCGGGAATCAGACAGCGCCGGCCGCCAGCAAGGAGGAGGGCGTCTCACTGGCCTTTTTCCGCTCCCTCTTCGATCAGTTCCGTCGGATCGGCCAGGTCGCGGGGCCACACGCCGTGCTGCCTGCGCTGACCGCGCAAACCCACACCCTGACGGGGATCGCGTCGAAGGCCGGAGACCCCGTACGCACCCAGTTGCTGCTGCTCGCCTCGCGATATGCCGAGTTCGCGGGCTGGATGGCGCAGGAAGGCGGTGACGATGTCTCCGCCATGAAATGGACCGACGAGGCGGCCAGTCTCGCCTCTTCGGGCGGTGATCACGACCTGACGCACTACGCCGTACTGCGCAGAGCGCTTGTCACGATGTACGCCGGCGACGCGGATGGGACCATCACCCTGGCGCGCGCGGCACAGGACAAGAACACCTCCTACCGCATCCGTGGCCTCGCCGCGGTACAGGAGGCCCAGGGGCACGCCCTGGCAGGCCAGGAAGTCTTGTGCAGACGCGCCCTGGACAGGTCGCGTGACTTGCTCGACCGCGCCACGAAGGGAGACGCGGCACCCGTTCTCGGTACCTCCCATGTCAGCGATCCGACAGCGATGGCGGAAGGCTGGTGCCTGTACGACCTCGGTCGACCCGCAGAAGCCGCTGCTCGCTTGGGTCGTGAATTGAACCGCCTCCCCGCAGACGCGATGCGAGCAAGGGCGCGGTACGGGATGCGCCAGGCCCTTGCCCACGCCACGGCAGGAGATATCGACGAGGCGTGTGCGGTAGCAGACTCGCTGCTTCGATCGGTCGATGTGGTGAGCTCAGCGACGATCAGAACCGACCTGTACCGGCTCAACAGCGAGCTGAATCGCTTCCGTACGCACAGCGTGGTCCGGGAGCTTTCCCCTCGCATGGCGGCCTCCCTGCGGCCGGCGGTCTGA
- a CDS encoding protein kinase domain-containing protein: MAGSLFVGPQGAADRYRLVRSIGRGGEAVLYLAEIELSGGTEPVVVKVLDMRRTVPQQRFAQISAKWNEQAELLRFAHRVGVVGVREHFEGPPPHPAGRAEETSGRTLCLVMNHVDGLDLRDWREELTPHLEFPAERRAVLRVLEQLAEVLDWLHSGAATPSGRTVIHGDLSPGNVMVNADGQATLVDFGLSKLATEHQTAEPWLTPGFAAPEVYEGKRSPAADRYAFGALAYFLLSAQSPPGTAEELRDAFGALPRLGALPQERLDRLLTLFAPRPERRPHTLTEWVRLVALRTSGAAAASPSVPPPPPLPPATAPHRRTVREPLLAAAAVAAIALGGVGGYLLGGGGDGAGAGAGPAATVTETVTETVGEGGDDLGLGEIWDEGEGGEAPPVSPLVDLEPVEMPYGIMREPAHIDGTEYQDSLTFSSCVLEGPVSYNLGRSWTSLEFTAGLHDASVKESVRFTVRADGEPLVSETLTLGDADSYTLDVTDVLRLEIEALPESYCSDWVFAVGDPVLSR; encoded by the coding sequence GTGGCGGGGAGTCTGTTCGTGGGGCCGCAGGGGGCGGCCGACCGGTACCGGCTGGTGCGGTCCATCGGGCGGGGCGGCGAGGCGGTGCTGTATCTCGCCGAGATCGAGCTGTCCGGCGGCACCGAGCCCGTGGTCGTCAAAGTGCTGGACATGCGCCGCACCGTCCCCCAGCAGCGGTTCGCGCAGATCAGCGCCAAGTGGAACGAGCAGGCCGAACTGCTGCGATTCGCGCACCGCGTGGGGGTGGTCGGGGTCAGGGAGCACTTCGAGGGGCCGCCGCCGCATCCGGCGGGGCGGGCGGAGGAGACGAGCGGGCGGACCCTGTGCCTGGTGATGAACCATGTCGACGGGCTCGATCTGCGGGACTGGCGCGAGGAGTTGACCCCGCACCTGGAGTTTCCGGCCGAGCGCCGCGCCGTCCTGCGCGTCCTGGAGCAGCTCGCCGAGGTGCTCGACTGGCTGCACTCGGGCGCCGCGACCCCCTCGGGCCGGACCGTCATCCACGGCGATCTGTCGCCGGGCAATGTGATGGTGAACGCCGACGGCCAGGCGACGCTGGTGGACTTCGGGCTGAGCAAGCTCGCCACCGAGCATCAGACCGCCGAGCCGTGGCTGACCCCCGGATTCGCGGCGCCCGAGGTGTACGAGGGCAAGCGCTCACCGGCGGCCGACCGGTACGCCTTCGGGGCGCTGGCGTACTTTCTGCTCAGCGCGCAGTCCCCGCCCGGCACCGCCGAGGAGCTGCGGGACGCGTTCGGCGCGCTGCCACGGCTGGGGGCGTTGCCGCAGGAGCGGCTGGACCGGCTTCTCACCCTGTTCGCGCCGCGCCCGGAGCGCCGGCCGCACACGCTGACCGAGTGGGTACGCCTGGTCGCGCTGCGGACCAGCGGCGCGGCGGCGGCCTCCCCCTCCGTACCGCCTCCGCCCCCGCTGCCCCCGGCGACCGCCCCGCACCGCAGGACGGTGCGTGAGCCGCTGCTGGCGGCGGCGGCCGTGGCGGCGATCGCGCTGGGCGGGGTGGGCGGCTATCTGCTGGGCGGCGGGGGCGACGGAGCGGGCGCCGGAGCGGGGCCGGCCGCCACGGTCACCGAGACCGTCACCGAGACGGTCGGCGAGGGCGGAGACGATCTCGGCCTGGGTGAGATCTGGGACGAGGGCGAGGGGGGCGAGGCGCCGCCCGTCAGCCCGCTGGTCGACCTCGAACCGGTGGAGATGCCCTACGGGATCATGCGGGAGCCCGCGCACATCGACGGCACGGAGTACCAGGACTCCCTCACCTTCAGCAGCTGCGTCCTGGAGGGCCCGGTCTCCTACAACCTGGGCCGCTCCTGGACCTCCCTGGAGTTCACCGCCGGGCTCCACGACGCGTCCGTCAAGGAGTCGGTGCGGTTCACCGTGCGCGCCGACGGCGAGCCGCTGGTGAGCGAGACACTCACGCTGGGCGACGCCGACTCCTACACCCTCGACGTGACGGACGTCCTGCGCCTGGAGATCGAGGCGCTCCCCGAGTCGTACTGTTCCGACTGGGTCTTCGCCGTCGGCGACCCGGTCCTCAGCCGCTGA
- a CDS encoding metal ABC transporter permease, with amino-acid sequence MLELLDYAFMQRALLAALLIGVAAPAVGIFLVQRRQALMGDGIGHVALTGVALGFLLQTNPVWMAVLVSSVGAVAMELLRSSGRARGDIALAMLFYGGMAGGVMIINLAPGGSTANLTSYLWGSITTVSPQDITAICVLSAFILLITFTLRRQLFAVCQDEEFARVTGLPVRALNLLLAVTAAATVTVAMRVVGLLLVSALMVIPVVTAQAVTRGFAATLGLSMALGVLVSISGTVTSYHADVPPGATIVLIALGLFAVVSLLALPLARHRARRSAQPSPAGEKALAASS; translated from the coding sequence ATGCTGGAACTCCTCGACTACGCCTTCATGCAGCGCGCCCTGCTGGCCGCGCTGCTGATCGGGGTGGCCGCGCCCGCGGTGGGGATCTTCCTCGTGCAGCGCAGGCAGGCCCTGATGGGCGACGGGATCGGCCATGTGGCGCTGACCGGGGTGGCGCTGGGGTTCCTGCTCCAGACCAACCCGGTGTGGATGGCGGTGCTGGTCTCCTCGGTCGGCGCGGTGGCCATGGAGCTGCTGCGCTCCTCGGGGCGGGCGCGCGGGGACATCGCGCTGGCGATGCTGTTCTACGGCGGCATGGCGGGCGGCGTGATGATCATCAACCTGGCGCCCGGTGGCTCGACCGCCAACCTGACCAGCTACCTCTGGGGCTCGATCACCACCGTCTCCCCGCAGGACATCACGGCCATCTGCGTCCTGTCGGCGTTCATCCTGCTCATCACCTTCACGCTGCGCCGCCAGCTGTTCGCGGTCTGCCAGGACGAGGAGTTCGCCCGCGTCACCGGCCTGCCGGTACGGGCCCTGAACCTGCTGCTGGCGGTGACCGCGGCGGCCACGGTGACGGTCGCGATGCGGGTGGTGGGACTGCTGCTGGTGAGCGCGCTGATGGTCATCCCGGTGGTGACCGCCCAGGCGGTCACCCGGGGCTTCGCGGCGACGCTGGGCCTGTCGATGGCGCTGGGCGTGCTGGTCTCCATCTCGGGGACGGTGACCTCGTACCACGCGGACGTGCCCCCCGGCGCGACGATCGTCCTGATCGCGCTCGGCCTGTTCGCGGTGGTGTCGCTGCTCGCCCTGCCGCTGGCCAGACACCGTGCCCGGCGTTCCGCCCAGCCGTCACCGGCCGGCGAGAAGGCGCTGGCGGCCTCGTCGTAG
- a CDS encoding aldo/keto reductase, translating to MTATPHPAVPTRTLGTSPGVPVSALGLGCMGMSALYGAADREESVATLHTALEAGITLLDTGDFYGMGHNEMLIGEALRGLSADLRDRALISVKFGALRSVEGGFLGYDGRPAAVQNFAAYSLQRLGTDHIDIYRIARVDPDVPIEETVGAIADLVRAGHVRHIGLSEVGADTIRRAAATAPISDLQIEYSLISRGIEEEILPVCRELGIGVTTYGVLSRGLISGHWQPDRALDARDFRTASPRFQGDNLRHNLGLVETLRAIAEERGVSVAQLAIAWVLARGEDIVPLVGSRTRKRLSEALGALDVTLDAGDLAAIEAAVPAGAAAGDRYPAEQMAHLDSEKKS from the coding sequence ATGACAGCCACACCTCACCCGGCCGTACCCACCCGCACTCTCGGCACCTCCCCCGGCGTACCGGTCTCCGCCCTCGGCCTCGGCTGCATGGGCATGTCCGCCCTCTACGGGGCCGCCGACCGCGAGGAGTCCGTCGCCACCCTGCACACCGCCCTGGAGGCCGGCATCACCCTGCTGGACACCGGCGACTTCTACGGCATGGGCCACAACGAGATGCTGATCGGCGAGGCGCTGCGCGGGCTCTCCGCCGACCTGCGCGACCGCGCCCTGATCAGCGTCAAGTTCGGGGCCCTGCGCAGCGTGGAGGGCGGCTTCCTCGGGTACGACGGCCGGCCCGCCGCCGTGCAGAACTTCGCCGCCTACTCCCTCCAGCGCCTGGGCACCGACCACATCGACATCTACCGCATCGCCCGCGTCGACCCGGACGTGCCCATCGAGGAGACGGTGGGCGCCATCGCCGACCTCGTCCGCGCCGGACACGTGCGGCACATCGGCCTCTCCGAGGTGGGCGCCGACACCATCCGCCGCGCCGCCGCGACCGCGCCCATCAGCGACCTCCAGATCGAGTACTCGCTGATCTCGCGCGGCATCGAGGAGGAGATCCTGCCCGTCTGCCGGGAACTGGGCATCGGCGTCACGACGTACGGGGTACTCTCGCGCGGCCTGATCAGCGGCCACTGGCAGCCGGACCGCGCGCTGGACGCCCGTGACTTCCGGACCGCGAGCCCGCGCTTCCAGGGCGACAACCTGCGGCACAACCTCGGCCTGGTGGAGACCCTGCGGGCGATCGCCGAGGAGCGCGGCGTCTCCGTGGCCCAGCTCGCGATCGCCTGGGTGCTGGCCCGCGGCGAGGACATCGTGCCGCTGGTCGGCTCGCGTACCAGGAAGCGGCTCAGTGAGGCCCTGGGCGCGCTGGACGTTACGCTCGATGCCGGTGATCTGGCCGCCATCGAGGCGGCGGTGCCGGCGGGGGCCGCCGCTGGCGACCGCTACCCGGCGGAGCAGATGGCCCATCTGGACAGCGAGAAGAAGAGCTGA
- a CDS encoding TetR/AcrR family transcriptional regulator, with translation MPPEPLTPEDILRATEDVLRRYGPAKATVVDVARALGVSHGTVYRHFRTKAELREAVTRRWLDRATGELAAIATGEGPAAGRLERWLRALFAAKRRKAVEDPELFATYQVLAQEQRETVSRHIAELVGQLTAIIEAGRASGEFAAGPPDAPAAARAVFRATASFHKPSHAAEWSAPDVQESFEAVSALVIRGLRA, from the coding sequence ATGCCGCCGGAGCCGCTGACCCCCGAGGACATCCTGCGGGCCACCGAGGATGTGCTGCGGCGCTACGGCCCGGCCAAGGCCACGGTGGTGGACGTGGCGCGCGCCCTGGGGGTCAGCCACGGCACGGTCTACCGCCACTTCCGCACCAAGGCCGAGCTGCGCGAGGCCGTCACCCGGCGCTGGCTGGACCGGGCGACCGGCGAACTGGCGGCGATCGCCACCGGCGAGGGACCGGCCGCCGGCCGCCTGGAGCGGTGGCTGCGGGCCCTGTTCGCGGCGAAGCGGCGCAAGGCCGTGGAGGACCCGGAACTCTTCGCGACCTACCAGGTGCTGGCTCAGGAGCAGCGCGAGACGGTCTCCCGGCACATAGCCGAGCTCGTCGGCCAGCTCACCGCGATCATCGAAGCGGGCCGCGCCTCGGGGGAGTTCGCCGCCGGGCCCCCGGACGCCCCCGCCGCGGCCCGGGCCGTCTTCCGGGCCACGGCCTCCTTCCACAAGCCCTCGCACGCCGCCGAGTGGTCCGCGCCCGACGTCCAGGAGTCCTTCGAGGCGGTCAGCGCCCTGGTGATCCGCGGCCTGCGGGCCTGA
- a CDS encoding TIR domain-containing protein, translated as MPASPEIFVNYRTGDGEMAAAMIRQELALRFGNGRVFFDNQSIDSGENYTHRLPDAIRRCQVVIAVIGRAWAGFRGADGGRALENPHDWTRREIVEAHEYGIPVIPVLIGKNTPWPKRSEVPQELAFVTEHQYVTFDHRSAPADLHRIGEELIKTVPELAEHDADQADETDTKGPDDEMATSQTMGDNSGTAYQMNNVPGNVRIGDTGATYNGGVGALFTQPNGVVNTGNGPQHVTQFSGDVRDARQQFFRSEPSDTDDAR; from the coding sequence ATGCCCGCTTCCCCGGAAATCTTCGTCAACTATCGCACAGGCGATGGAGAAATGGCTGCCGCTATGATCCGGCAGGAGCTAGCTCTCCGGTTCGGAAATGGCCGTGTTTTCTTCGACAACCAGTCGATCGACAGCGGCGAGAACTACACCCATCGACTTCCTGATGCCATTCGCCGCTGCCAGGTTGTGATCGCGGTCATCGGACGCGCGTGGGCAGGTTTCCGGGGAGCAGACGGCGGGCGCGCGCTGGAGAACCCGCATGACTGGACTCGCCGGGAGATCGTGGAGGCTCACGAATACGGAATCCCGGTGATTCCTGTGCTGATCGGAAAGAACACTCCATGGCCCAAGAGGTCGGAAGTTCCGCAGGAGTTGGCGTTCGTTACCGAGCACCAGTATGTGACTTTCGATCACCGCTCCGCTCCCGCCGATCTGCACCGCATCGGAGAGGAACTGATCAAGACGGTGCCGGAACTCGCGGAACATGATGCGGACCAGGCCGACGAGACGGACACGAAAGGCCCGGATGACGAGATGGCGACATCGCAAACCATGGGCGACAACAGTGGCACCGCCTATCAGATGAACAACGTCCCCGGCAACGTGCGCATCGGGGACACCGGAGCCACCTACAACGGTGGTGTGGGTGCCCTCTTCACCCAGCCCAACGGTGTGGTCAACACCGGAAACGGTCCGCAGCACGTCACCCAATTCTCCGGTGACGTGCGGGATGCCCGACAGCAATTCTTCCGATCCGAGCCGAGTGACACGGACGACGCTCGGTGA
- a CDS encoding glycine--tRNA ligase, with translation MAADKIDTIVSLSKRRGFVYPCSEIYGGQRAAWDYGPLGVELKENIKRQWWRSMVTSRDDVVGIDSSVILATEVWEASGHVATFSDPLTECTSCHKRYRADHLEEAYEAKHGHLPTGGLNDLNCPNCGNKGTFTEPKQFSGLLSTHLGPTQDSGSVAYLRPETAQGIFTNFASVQQTSRRKPPFGIAQMGKSFRNEITPGNFIFRTREFEQMEMEFFVKPGEDEQWQIYWMEQRWNWYRGLGMREENMRWYEHPKEKLSHYSKRTADIEYRFNFGGSEFGELEGVANRTDYDLSAHSKASGQDLSYFDQEAGERWTPYVIEPAAGVGRAMLAFMLDAYVEDEAPNAKGKLEKRVVMRFDPRLAPVKVAVLPLSRNPQLSPKAKGLATALRQHWNIEFDDAGAIGRRYRRQDEIGTPFCVTVDFDTLEDNAVTVRERDTMKQERVSLDQIESYLASRLIGC, from the coding sequence GTGGCCGCCGACAAGATCGACACTATCGTCAGCCTCAGCAAGCGCCGTGGCTTTGTCTACCCGTGCAGTGAGATTTACGGGGGGCAGCGCGCCGCCTGGGACTACGGTCCGCTGGGCGTGGAGCTGAAGGAGAACATCAAGCGCCAGTGGTGGCGCTCGATGGTCACCTCGCGCGACGACGTGGTCGGAATCGACTCCTCCGTCATCCTGGCCACCGAGGTGTGGGAAGCGTCCGGTCATGTCGCCACCTTCTCCGACCCGCTGACCGAGTGCACCTCCTGCCACAAGCGCTACCGCGCGGACCACCTGGAGGAGGCGTACGAGGCCAAGCACGGTCACCTCCCCACCGGTGGCCTGAACGACCTCAACTGCCCCAACTGTGGCAACAAGGGCACTTTCACCGAGCCCAAGCAGTTCTCCGGACTGCTCTCCACCCACCTCGGCCCGACTCAGGACTCGGGCTCGGTGGCGTACCTGCGCCCGGAGACCGCCCAGGGCATCTTCACCAACTTCGCCTCCGTGCAGCAGACCTCGCGGCGCAAGCCGCCGTTCGGCATCGCCCAGATGGGCAAGTCGTTCCGCAACGAGATCACGCCCGGCAACTTCATCTTCCGCACCCGCGAGTTCGAGCAGATGGAGATGGAGTTCTTCGTCAAGCCCGGCGAGGACGAGCAGTGGCAGATCTACTGGATGGAGCAGCGCTGGAACTGGTACCGCGGCCTCGGTATGCGCGAGGAGAACATGCGCTGGTACGAGCACCCCAAGGAGAAGCTGTCGCACTACTCCAAGCGCACCGCCGACATCGAGTACCGCTTCAACTTCGGCGGCTCGGAATTCGGTGAGCTGGAGGGCGTGGCCAACCGCACGGACTACGACCTGAGCGCGCACTCCAAGGCGTCGGGCCAGGACCTGAGCTACTTCGACCAGGAGGCCGGCGAGCGCTGGACCCCCTACGTCATCGAGCCGGCCGCCGGTGTCGGCCGGGCGATGCTGGCGTTCATGCTCGACGCCTACGTCGAGGACGAGGCGCCCAACGCCAAGGGCAAGCTGGAGAAGCGCGTCGTGATGCGCTTCGACCCGCGCCTGGCCCCGGTGAAGGTCGCGGTGCTGCCGCTGTCCCGCAACCCGCAGCTGTCCCCGAAGGCGAAGGGGCTGGCCACCGCGCTGCGCCAGCACTGGAACATCGAGTTCGACGACGCGGGCGCCATCGGCCGCCGCTACCGCCGCCAGGACGAGATCGGTACGCCGTTCTGCGTCACCGTCGACTTCGACACCCTGGAGGACAACGCGGTGACCGTGCGCGAGCGCGACACCATGAAGCAGGAGCGGGTCTCGCTGGACCAGATCGAGTCCTACCTGGCGAGCCGTCTGATCGGCTGCTGA
- a CDS encoding metal ABC transporter ATP-binding protein, translated as MESDSAIPLTLRDVHAELGGRNVLRGVDLTVGRGEVVALLGANGSGKSTAVRAAVGQVPVSGGELTLFGTPVRRFRDWRRVGYVPQRSTAAGGVPATVREVVSAGRLARRRLRPLGRADRAAVERALELVGLADRARDPVESLSGGQHQRVLIARALAGEPELLIMDEPLAGVDLASQRILADTLRSQLAQGVSTLVVLHELGPLEPLITRSVSLSAGLVEATNACHPHELETGIL; from the coding sequence ATGGAATCCGACTCCGCCATACCGCTGACCCTGCGCGACGTGCACGCCGAACTGGGCGGTCGCAACGTGCTGCGCGGCGTCGACCTGACCGTGGGCCGCGGCGAGGTGGTGGCCCTGCTCGGCGCGAACGGCTCGGGCAAGTCCACCGCGGTACGGGCGGCGGTCGGCCAGGTGCCGGTCAGCGGCGGCGAGCTGACGCTGTTCGGCACACCGGTGCGCCGCTTCCGCGACTGGCGGCGGGTCGGGTACGTGCCGCAGCGTTCGACCGCGGCCGGCGGAGTGCCCGCGACCGTACGGGAAGTGGTGTCCGCCGGCCGCCTGGCGCGGCGCCGGCTGCGGCCCCTGGGACGCGCCGACCGGGCCGCCGTGGAGCGGGCGCTGGAACTGGTGGGCCTGGCGGACCGGGCGCGGGACCCGGTGGAGTCACTCTCCGGCGGCCAGCACCAGCGGGTGCTCATCGCGCGGGCGCTGGCCGGTGAGCCGGAGCTGCTGATCATGGACGAGCCGCTGGCCGGAGTGGACCTGGCCAGCCAGCGGATCCTGGCGGACACGCTGCGCAGCCAGCTGGCACAGGGGGTGTCCACCCTGGTGGTGCTGCACGAGCTGGGCCCGCTGGAGCCCCTGATCACCCGCTCGGTATCGCTGTCGGCGGGCCTGGTGGAGGCCACGAACGCCTGCCACCCCCACGAGCTGGAGACGGGAATCCTGTGA
- a CDS encoding Uma2 family endonuclease produces MTMVMERRESIGAATPASFDELCRMVEQMEVPDGFQAEIIEGKIVVSPWSKGTYRPVMRSIVHQLSGHEPEGHVIDTSPHLFTFPGQGRAYGPDLHVSDEVATDIDSIRLPGASLSLVAELTSAATADIDRVDKVLAYGRAGVPVYLLVDMLERSVTVYHSPGEAGYRRHNTALFGDSFTLPQPFDCKLDTSGW; encoded by the coding sequence ATGACGATGGTGATGGAGCGACGGGAATCGATAGGGGCCGCCACCCCGGCATCGTTCGATGAACTGTGCCGCATGGTGGAGCAGATGGAGGTACCTGACGGCTTTCAGGCCGAGATCATCGAGGGGAAGATCGTCGTGTCACCGTGGTCGAAGGGCACCTATCGCCCGGTGATGCGGAGCATCGTCCACCAGCTCTCCGGCCATGAGCCCGAAGGCCACGTCATCGACACCAGCCCGCACCTGTTCACCTTCCCCGGACAGGGCAGGGCGTACGGTCCCGACCTTCATGTGTCGGACGAGGTAGCGACCGACATCGACAGCATCCGCCTCCCCGGCGCGTCTCTATCCCTGGTCGCCGAGCTGACATCGGCCGCCACCGCCGACATCGACCGGGTGGACAAGGTCCTGGCGTACGGCAGGGCGGGGGTCCCCGTCTATCTCCTGGTGGACATGCTGGAACGCAGCGTCACCGTGTACCACTCCCCGGGAGAGGCGGGGTACCGACGGCACAACACCGCGCTCTTCGGCGACAGCTTCACCCTCCCGCAGCCGTTCGACTGCAAGCTGGACACCTCGGGCTGGTGA
- a CDS encoding metal ABC transporter substrate-binding protein, which yields MSRRRRPRISPARTLAAGAAALGMLALTACGSDADGGGGGGSADGTLDVVASFYPMEFLAERIGGEHVSVSTLTKPGVEPHDLDLSPKETARLTEADVIVYLKGLQPAVDEAIAQSGVTHIAEATSYTSLEAHSTDEDHAHDEDHDDHDHADDDGHDHGHDHGAEDPHIWLDPVKYAEVAQGVGTALAEADPDNAADYEANTEALVADLATLDEEFTAGLADTDTRTFITTHAAFGYLAERYGLHEEAIAGLDPESEPSAARLRDLHEVAQQENVSTVFFETLASDATARTLADDLGLATAVLDPLEGITDRSAGADYLEVMRANLEALRQALGASS from the coding sequence ATGAGCAGACGACGCCGCCCCCGGATATCCCCCGCCCGCACCCTCGCCGCCGGTGCGGCGGCCCTGGGGATGCTGGCCCTGACCGCCTGCGGATCCGACGCGGACGGCGGAGGTGGCGGCGGCAGCGCGGACGGCACGCTGGACGTCGTGGCCTCGTTCTACCCGATGGAATTCCTGGCCGAGCGGATCGGCGGCGAGCACGTCTCGGTCAGCACGCTCACCAAGCCCGGCGTCGAGCCGCACGACCTCGACCTCTCCCCCAAGGAGACCGCCCGGCTGACCGAGGCCGACGTGATCGTCTACCTCAAGGGGCTCCAGCCGGCCGTCGACGAGGCCATCGCCCAGTCCGGCGTGACCCACATCGCCGAGGCCACCTCGTACACCTCCCTGGAGGCCCACAGCACGGACGAGGACCACGCCCACGACGAGGACCACGACGACCACGACCACGCGGACGACGACGGCCACGACCACGGTCACGACCACGGCGCCGAGGACCCGCACATCTGGCTCGACCCCGTGAAGTACGCCGAGGTCGCCCAGGGCGTCGGCACGGCGCTGGCCGAGGCCGACCCGGACAACGCCGCCGACTACGAGGCCAACACCGAGGCGCTGGTCGCCGACCTGGCCACCCTCGACGAGGAGTTCACCGCCGGCCTCGCCGACACCGACACCAGGACCTTCATCACCACCCACGCCGCCTTCGGCTACCTCGCCGAGCGCTACGGGCTGCACGAGGAGGCCATCGCCGGCCTGGACCCCGAGTCGGAGCCCAGCGCGGCCCGGCTGCGCGACCTGCACGAGGTCGCCCAGCAGGAGAACGTCTCCACCGTCTTCTTCGAGACCCTCGCCAGCGACGCCACCGCGCGCACCCTCGCCGACGACCTCGGCCTGGCCACCGCCGTCCTGGACCCGCTGGAGGGAATCACCGACCGGTCCGCCGGCGCTGACTACCTGGAGGTCATGCGCGCCAATCTGGAAGCGCTGCGCCAGGCACTGGGCGCCTCCTCCTAG